Proteins from a single region of Abyssalbus ytuae:
- the ccsA gene encoding cytochrome c biogenesis protein CcsA, which produces MTESFKKIFFSTRLTAVLFIVFAIAMAFGTFIENWYSTATARIWIYNTAWFEAIIVFFVINFIGNIYRYNLLKKEKWAILLLHLSFILIITGAFITRYISYEGMMPIREGETENTFFSDNTFLTVYIDGEIDGEVKRKLLQDKILVTEQAIKSTLPWKSDFNGKPVKIEHVGFIEGAEEGLIEDENGEEYLKIVEAGGGERHDHYLKSGDISSIHNILFALNKHTPGAINITTTDSVYTIQSPFEGKFMRMADQYEGELIKDSIQPLMLRSLYSTAGMQFVFPEDIVKGKYGVVKTNSKGKSAQDALILKISANGEEREVKVLGSKGTINPPKQITIGELDFNINYGSLSYQLPFSIKLNDFIAEKYPGTEKGYSSYKSKITVMDERPFDYDIFMNHILDHKGYRFFQASFHPDEKGTILSVNHDFWGTWMTYLGYFLLYAGLMGIMFFGDTRFKKLGVMLKKVRDQKTKLASLILLLLSFSSFSQHSHSSQGDTHQMQIEAPSESYIDSVLQQTLVPSDHAEKFGKLVLQDNGRMKPVNTFASELLRKMSKKDTYKNMDANQFLLSVIQNPGIWYYVNFMYLKKGNDSIRKIIGVESNSKYVRVIDFLDERLNNKLEPYLDEAYATNTPNQFQKDFKNSYERLWLFNSAQSGEMLKIYPLPEDENNKWISSVDLLNGTAKVKDSLYANFIRNSIPYYLMTLREAKVTGNYDKADKILEAFKKNQANYGGSVLPSDKKIDAEVFYNKYDIFKKLFSWYMYAGTLMFILLIVQIFNGKKWIDISVKVLKFIIIGLFILHTAGLIVRWYVSGHAPWSDAYESMIYVAWATMGMGLLFAKKSDLTIASTAFVVSMILMIAHWQWMDPAIANLQPVLNSYWLMIHVSIIVGSYGPFTLGMILGVVALLLMILTNKENKAKMKLNIEEITIINELALTVGLIMLTIGNFLGGQWANESWGRYWGWDPKETWALISIMVYAFVVHMRLVPGLRGKWMFNFFSIIAYASIMMTYFGVNFYLTGLHSYASGDKIITPAFVWYTVLGVLLLGGISYWRYKLNFKKT; this is translated from the coding sequence ATGACAGAATCCTTTAAGAAAATTTTCTTTTCTACCCGATTAACAGCTGTTTTGTTTATTGTTTTTGCCATAGCTATGGCTTTTGGTACTTTTATTGAAAACTGGTATAGTACTGCTACTGCCCGTATATGGATATACAATACGGCATGGTTTGAAGCTATCATTGTTTTTTTCGTAATTAATTTTATAGGAAATATTTACCGTTATAATCTTCTGAAAAAAGAGAAGTGGGCTATTTTACTTTTGCACCTTTCCTTTATTTTAATTATTACCGGTGCTTTTATTACCAGGTACATCAGTTATGAAGGCATGATGCCGATAAGAGAAGGGGAAACAGAAAACACCTTTTTTTCCGATAATACTTTTTTAACAGTATATATAGACGGAGAAATTGACGGGGAAGTTAAACGCAAGCTGCTTCAGGATAAAATACTGGTAACCGAACAAGCTATAAAATCTACGTTACCATGGAAATCGGATTTTAACGGTAAACCTGTTAAAATTGAACATGTGGGTTTTATTGAAGGGGCGGAAGAAGGTTTAATTGAAGATGAAAACGGAGAGGAATATCTTAAAATTGTAGAAGCAGGAGGAGGCGAGAGACACGACCATTATTTAAAAAGCGGTGATATTTCCAGTATACACAATATACTCTTTGCACTTAATAAACACACACCGGGAGCTATTAATATAACAACTACCGATTCTGTTTATACCATCCAATCGCCTTTTGAAGGAAAGTTTATGCGAATGGCAGACCAGTATGAAGGCGAATTGATTAAGGACAGCATTCAACCTTTAATGCTACGTTCGTTGTACAGTACAGCAGGTATGCAGTTTGTTTTTCCTGAAGATATAGTTAAGGGAAAATACGGAGTGGTTAAAACAAACAGCAAAGGTAAGAGTGCCCAGGATGCTTTGATATTAAAAATTTCGGCTAATGGTGAAGAACGGGAAGTAAAGGTATTGGGAAGTAAAGGAACCATTAATCCGCCAAAGCAAATAACGATTGGGGAATTAGATTTTAATATAAATTATGGCTCTCTTAGTTACCAACTTCCTTTTAGCATAAAACTGAATGATTTTATTGCAGAGAAATATCCGGGAACCGAAAAAGGATATTCCTCTTATAAGAGTAAAATAACGGTAATGGATGAAAGACCGTTTGACTATGATATATTTATGAATCATATTCTGGACCATAAGGGGTACAGATTTTTTCAGGCATCCTTTCATCCGGATGAAAAAGGTACAATCCTTTCCGTTAATCATGATTTTTGGGGCACATGGATGACATATCTTGGCTATTTTTTACTTTATGCAGGCCTTATGGGGATTATGTTTTTTGGAGATACCCGATTTAAAAAACTGGGTGTAATGTTGAAAAAAGTGAGAGATCAGAAAACTAAACTCGCATCGTTAATTTTATTATTGCTGAGCTTTAGTTCTTTTTCACAGCATTCCCATTCTTCGCAGGGAGATACTCATCAAATGCAAATTGAAGCTCCTTCGGAAAGTTATATAGATTCTGTTTTACAACAAACTCTTGTTCCCTCAGATCATGCCGAAAAGTTCGGAAAACTCGTTTTGCAGGATAACGGACGCATGAAACCGGTAAATACTTTTGCTTCGGAATTGTTGCGAAAAATGAGTAAAAAAGACACCTATAAAAACATGGATGCTAACCAGTTTTTGTTGTCTGTAATTCAAAATCCCGGTATTTGGTATTATGTAAACTTTATGTATTTAAAGAAAGGGAATGACAGCATAAGAAAAATTATAGGTGTAGAGAGTAATTCAAAATATGTAAGGGTTATAGATTTTTTAGATGAAAGGCTCAACAATAAATTAGAACCCTATCTTGATGAGGCCTATGCAACAAACACCCCTAACCAATTTCAGAAAGATTTTAAAAATTCATATGAGCGTTTATGGTTGTTCAACAGTGCACAATCGGGAGAAATGTTAAAAATATATCCTTTACCGGAGGATGAAAATAATAAATGGATATCATCGGTGGATTTGTTAAACGGAACAGCCAAGGTAAAAGATTCATTATACGCTAATTTTATTAGAAATTCCATTCCCTATTACCTGATGACTTTGCGTGAAGCCAAAGTAACCGGAAATTATGATAAAGCCGATAAAATACTGGAAGCATTTAAAAAGAATCAGGCTAATTACGGAGGAAGTGTACTTCCTTCTGATAAAAAAATAGATGCGGAGGTTTTTTACAACAAATACGATATTTTTAAAAAGCTGTTTAGCTGGTATATGTATGCCGGAACTTTAATGTTTATACTTTTAATTGTGCAAATTTTTAATGGTAAAAAATGGATAGACATTTCGGTTAAAGTTTTAAAATTTATCATTATTGGTTTGTTTATACTTCACACAGCAGGGTTAATCGTAAGATGGTATGTTAGTGGTCACGCTCCATGGAGTGATGCCTATGAGAGTATGATTTATGTAGCATGGGCTACCATGGGTATGGGATTATTATTTGCAAAAAAATCAGACCTTACCATAGCTTCTACAGCTTTTGTTGTCTCAATGATTTTAATGATTGCTCATTGGCAATGGATGGATCCTGCAATAGCTAACCTTCAGCCGGTATTAAACAGTTATTGGTTAATGATTCATGTTTCAATTATAGTTGGTAGCTACGGTCCGTTTACCTTAGGAATGATTTTGGGAGTGGTAGCTTTATTACTTATGATTTTAACCAATAAGGAGAATAAGGCCAAAATGAAACTGAATATAGAAGAAATTACCATAATAAATGAATTAGCCCTTACCGTAGGTTTAATAATGTTAACAATAGGAAACTTCCTGGGAGGGCAATGGGCCAATGAAAGCTGGGGACGTTACTGGGGTTGGGACCCTAAAGAAACATGGGCACTTATAAGTATTATGGTTTATGCATTTGTTGTACATATGAGGTTAGTTCCCGGGCTGAGAGGAAAATGGATGTTTAACTTTTTTTCTATTATTGCCTATGCCTCTATAATGATGACATATTTTGGCGTAAATTTTTATTTAACAGGATTACATAGTTATGCCAGTGGCGATAAAATAATTACCCCTGCTTTTGTGTGGTATACAGTATTGGGGGTTCTTCTTTTGGGAGGTATAAGTTACTGGCGTTATAAGCTTAATTTTAAAAAGACTTAA
- a CDS encoding MATE family efflux transporter: MKHNTPFIKKFFRYFKLSLSGRETDFTSGSINKAIFLLSVPMILEMLMESVFALVDIAFVSRVSVNAVATIGLTESVITLVYALAIGLSMAATAVVARRVGEKDIKGANQSAVQVIILGSFTAVIVGVIGFIFPKEILSLMGGEPDLIEEGYKYTQVLIGGNITIFLLFLINAVFRGAGDASVAMWVLVISNGLNIILDPIFIFGLGPVKAYGVQGAAIATTIGRGTAVIIQLFILFYGWSKIKIKLKDIVLKTKIMLNLIRVSLGGIGQFLIGTSSWVFLMRIMSEFGSEVLAGYVIAIRVMMFTLMPSWGMSNAAATLVGQNLGAQNPGRAEKSVWLTSKYNAYFMLVVSLIYLLFAREIISWFKNETDVIYYGALTLQVVASGYVFYAYGMVVTQAFNGAGDTKTPTVINFFCFWLFQLPFAYLTAITFGLGPLGVFLAITLAEVLIAIMAIIWFKKGKWKSISL; the protein is encoded by the coding sequence ATGAAACATAACACTCCCTTTATAAAAAAATTCTTCAGATATTTTAAACTTTCACTATCAGGAAGAGAAACAGATTTTACTTCCGGAAGTATAAATAAAGCTATTTTTCTACTATCAGTTCCAATGATATTGGAAATGCTGATGGAATCAGTCTTCGCGCTTGTTGATATTGCATTTGTTTCTCGGGTAAGCGTAAATGCCGTAGCAACAATTGGTTTAACCGAATCGGTTATTACGTTAGTTTATGCTCTGGCTATAGGGTTAAGTATGGCTGCAACTGCTGTGGTAGCAAGGCGTGTGGGTGAAAAGGATATTAAAGGTGCCAATCAGTCGGCAGTTCAGGTAATCATTTTAGGTAGCTTTACCGCTGTGATAGTAGGGGTTATAGGATTCATATTTCCCAAAGAAATACTCTCTTTAATGGGAGGTGAGCCTGATTTGATAGAAGAAGGCTACAAGTATACACAGGTTCTTATAGGCGGGAACATTACTATTTTTTTGTTGTTTCTTATTAATGCGGTTTTCAGAGGGGCAGGTGATGCCTCTGTTGCCATGTGGGTATTGGTTATATCCAACGGATTAAATATCATCCTCGATCCGATATTTATTTTTGGCCTGGGACCGGTAAAAGCATATGGAGTTCAGGGTGCAGCTATAGCTACTACAATAGGAAGGGGAACTGCTGTGATAATACAATTGTTTATTCTTTTTTATGGGTGGAGTAAGATAAAGATCAAATTAAAAGATATTGTATTGAAAACCAAGATTATGTTGAATCTCATAAGGGTTTCTTTAGGCGGTATCGGTCAGTTTTTAATTGGTACCTCGAGTTGGGTGTTTTTAATGAGGATCATGTCAGAGTTTGGTAGCGAAGTTCTGGCCGGCTATGTAATAGCGATACGTGTGATGATGTTTACTTTAATGCCGTCATGGGGAATGAGCAATGCGGCAGCAACTCTTGTAGGCCAGAATCTGGGTGCTCAAAATCCCGGGAGAGCCGAAAAATCAGTATGGCTTACAAGTAAATATAATGCATATTTTATGCTGGTTGTCTCATTAATATATTTATTGTTTGCCAGAGAGATTATAAGTTGGTTTAAAAATGAAACAGATGTAATTTATTATGGGGCATTAACATTGCAGGTGGTAGCTTCCGGTTATGTTTTTTATGCTTATGGAATGGTAGTTACTCAGGCCTTCAATGGAGCCGGAGATACAAAAACACCTACCGTAATTAACTTTTTTTGTTTTTGGTTGTTTCAACTTCCTTTTGCTTATTTAACAGCTATCACCTTTGGGTTGGGGCCGTTAGGAGTATTTTTGGCCATTACATTGGCCGAAGTGTTAATAGCAATTATGGCAATTATCTGGTTTAAAAAAGGAAAGTGGAAAAGTATAAGTCTATAA
- a CDS encoding glutathione peroxidase, with the protein MKSIFLLLIPIFLAGCKTEKKESIDNAKENRVTVAEEIKPTQQQETIYQFKVEDLSGEEFDFSSLKGKKIMVVNTASECGYTPQYENLQKLYDDYKNENFTIVGFPANNFNGQEPGTNDQIASFCKKNYGVTFPMMSKISVKGDDMHEVYKFLTRKNRNGFEDSEVGWNFQKYLIDESGHVVKVLESKILPDDQLVINWIKE; encoded by the coding sequence ATGAAAAGTATATTTTTATTATTAATACCTATTTTTCTTGCAGGCTGTAAAACCGAAAAAAAGGAAAGCATTGATAATGCAAAAGAAAATAGGGTAACAGTGGCTGAAGAGATTAAGCCAACTCAGCAACAAGAAACCATCTATCAATTTAAGGTAGAAGATTTGTCAGGGGAAGAATTTGATTTTTCTTCTTTGAAGGGAAAAAAAATAATGGTTGTAAATACCGCCAGCGAGTGCGGGTACACACCACAATATGAAAACCTTCAAAAACTTTATGATGATTACAAGAATGAAAATTTTACAATAGTAGGTTTTCCTGCTAATAATTTTAACGGGCAGGAACCCGGGACCAATGATCAGATAGCTTCGTTTTGTAAAAAGAATTATGGGGTTACTTTTCCTATGATGAGTAAAATATCAGTAAAAGGGGATGATATGCATGAAGTATACAAATTTTTAACCCGAAAAAACAGAAATGGTTTTGAAGATTCTGAAGTAGGATGGAACTTCCAGAAATATTTGATTGATGAAAGCGGACATGTGGTAAAAGTACTTGAATCTAAAATATTGCCCGATGATCAATTGGTAATTAATTGGATTAAAGAATGA
- the bshB1 gene encoding bacillithiol biosynthesis deacetylase BshB1: MKLDILAFGSHPDDVELGCGATIAKEISLGKKVGIVDLTRGELGTRGTAEIRDKEAEKSAKILGVAVRENLEFADGFFVNDKKHQLEIIRMIRKYRPDIVLCNSVDDRHIDHGKGSKLVSDSCFLSGLIKIDTKFDGDDEWQDSWRPKYVYHYIQWKSVVPDFVVDVTGFMDKKMEAIQAYASQFYDPASKEPETPITSKNFLDSLEYRARDLGRLVGVSYAEGFTVERMVAVNTLSNLM, from the coding sequence ATGAAATTAGATATACTTGCTTTTGGTAGTCACCCGGACGATGTAGAATTAGGTTGTGGTGCAACGATTGCTAAAGAAATATCCCTTGGAAAAAAAGTGGGTATAGTAGATTTAACCAGGGGAGAACTGGGAACCAGGGGAACCGCCGAGATAAGAGATAAGGAAGCTGAAAAGTCTGCAAAGATTTTAGGAGTAGCAGTAAGGGAAAATCTGGAATTTGCCGACGGATTTTTTGTAAATGATAAAAAGCACCAGCTTGAAATAATAAGGATGATTAGAAAATACCGTCCGGATATTGTTTTATGCAATAGTGTTGATGACCGGCATATTGACCATGGGAAAGGGAGTAAATTGGTTAGTGATTCCTGTTTTTTAAGCGGTCTAATTAAAATAGATACTAAATTTGATGGCGATGATGAATGGCAGGATTCATGGAGGCCAAAATATGTTTATCATTACATACAATGGAAAAGTGTAGTGCCTGACTTTGTAGTGGATGTGACAGGGTTTATGGATAAAAAAATGGAAGCTATTCAAGCCTATGCTTCACAATTTTATGATCCTGCAAGTAAAGAACCCGAAACACCTATAACCAGTAAAAATTTTTTAGATAGCCTGGAATACAGGGCAAGAGACCTGGGAAGGCTTGTTGGAGTATCTTATGCCGAAGGTTTTACAGTGGAAAGGATGGTGGCTGTCAATACATTAAGTAATTTAATGTAA
- a CDS encoding M28 family peptidase translates to MNKIIVALLFLTAGCNSTQQSAKTGEHHLSKKEIKYGNTITEEELKEHLYIYASDEFEGRETGEPGQKKAVEYLKKQYELLGIPAAREDGEYFQTVPLIKTGIATGNIIIGNNTFEIGNGIITSSAPVEGLYEIVYAGYGIIDSKYSDYSEIDVKDKFVLIKNGIPDSDQLSESTKKWDNWRETLPDRIEIAKQQGAKGILFYDPTFYNRVKSRYDYSKLSNHGSMSIKKEDQIVQLFINEEVASFIYPQIESADQPQKLNNKIELKYENNQQEIDSENVVALLKGTDKSDEYVVISAHLDHIGISPNGEINNGADDDGSGTVSVLEIAEAFKQAKDEGNGPRRSVVFLHVTGEEKGLFGSEYYTDHPIIPLQKTVCDLNIDMIGRIDPKREGNRNYVYLIGSDKLSTELHNLSEEVNKECCNIELDYKYNDENDPNRFYYRSDHYNFAKNNIPIIFYFNGTHDDYHKPGDTPDKINYDLLSNRTKLVFYTAWEVANREKRIEVDKPVEN, encoded by the coding sequence ATGAATAAAATAATAGTAGCACTCCTGTTCTTAACTGCGGGCTGTAATAGTACACAGCAATCTGCAAAAACCGGTGAACACCATCTTTCTAAAAAAGAAATAAAGTATGGAAATACCATTACTGAAGAAGAGCTCAAAGAGCATTTATATATTTATGCATCCGATGAATTTGAAGGAAGGGAAACCGGAGAACCTGGCCAGAAAAAAGCTGTGGAATATCTAAAAAAACAATACGAATTACTGGGAATTCCTGCTGCCCGGGAAGATGGAGAATATTTTCAGACAGTTCCTTTAATAAAAACAGGAATTGCAACAGGTAATATTATCATAGGAAACAACACATTTGAAATTGGAAACGGTATAATCACCTCTTCCGCACCTGTTGAAGGGCTATATGAAATTGTATATGCCGGTTATGGTATCATTGACAGTAAATACTCCGACTATTCAGAAATTGATGTAAAAGATAAATTTGTTTTGATAAAAAACGGGATACCCGATTCAGATCAACTGTCGGAAAGTACTAAAAAATGGGATAATTGGAGAGAAACTCTCCCCGACAGAATAGAAATTGCCAAACAACAAGGAGCTAAAGGCATACTTTTTTATGATCCTACGTTTTATAATCGCGTTAAAAGTAGGTATGACTACTCAAAACTCTCCAATCATGGCAGCATGAGTATAAAAAAAGAAGACCAAATAGTGCAATTATTTATAAATGAAGAAGTAGCTTCCTTTATTTATCCACAAATTGAATCGGCTGACCAGCCTCAAAAACTCAACAATAAAATAGAATTAAAATACGAAAACAATCAGCAGGAAATAGATTCTGAAAATGTGGTGGCACTACTAAAAGGAACCGATAAATCTGATGAATATGTAGTCATTTCAGCACATCTTGACCATATCGGCATATCCCCCAACGGAGAAATAAATAACGGAGCTGATGATGACGGAAGTGGTACCGTATCTGTTCTGGAAATTGCAGAAGCCTTTAAACAAGCTAAAGATGAAGGAAACGGCCCCAGAAGGTCTGTCGTTTTTTTACATGTGACAGGTGAAGAAAAAGGATTATTTGGCTCTGAGTATTATACGGACCATCCCATTATACCCCTTCAAAAAACTGTTTGTGATTTAAATATAGATATGATTGGACGGATTGATCCCAAAAGAGAAGGGAACCGAAATTATGTATACCTTATAGGCTCAGACAAATTAAGTACCGAGCTTCATAACTTATCTGAAGAAGTAAATAAAGAATGCTGTAACATAGAACTCGACTATAAATACAATGATGAAAACGATCCCAACCGATTTTATTACAGAAGTGACCATTACAATTTTGCAAAAAATAATATTCCGATAATTTTTTACTTTAACGGCACACACGATGATTATCATAAACCCGGTGATACTCCCGATAAAATAAATTACGATTTACTGTCAAACAGGACAAAGCTTGTATTTTACACAGCGTGGGAAGTAGCAAACAGAGAGAAAAGGATTGAAGTTGACAAACCGGTGGAAAACTAA
- a CDS encoding DUF3108 domain-containing protein: MKPTLLIITAFLCMSVLNAQNNTSITSNEKLVYDVSYNMSDELKTQVARLTMETSPVTISGSPLIHLQCKALTYDKWNNYFKIRDLYESYVDSSNLKPFLFKKIANEGGNIQEYKYVYNYEEDKIIVSNKTTSKDQALKPEIKDIISTIYNLRNLDFTQLKTRETFPVKFLFEGQEYSLLVKLLGKGKIGAGPLGTKQCYKLAVGNSEEELKSRRQNIIWLTADAKKIPVEAILTIPLGSGHIKLISANGI, translated from the coding sequence ATGAAACCAACCCTACTTATAATTACTGCATTTTTATGCATGTCTGTGCTCAATGCACAAAATAATACTTCCATAACTTCAAATGAAAAACTGGTATATGATGTTTCCTATAACATGAGTGATGAATTAAAAACTCAAGTGGCCCGGTTAACTATGGAAACCTCTCCTGTAACCATTTCCGGTTCTCCTTTAATTCATTTACAATGTAAAGCTTTAACTTACGATAAATGGAACAATTATTTTAAAATAAGAGATTTATATGAGTCCTATGTAGACTCATCAAATTTAAAACCGTTTCTATTTAAGAAAATAGCTAACGAAGGAGGAAACATACAAGAGTATAAATATGTTTATAATTATGAAGAGGATAAAATAATTGTTAGTAATAAGACTACTTCAAAAGATCAGGCTCTGAAGCCTGAAATAAAAGATATTATTTCAACAATATATAACTTACGCAATCTGGATTTTACTCAATTAAAAACAAGGGAAACTTTTCCGGTTAAATTTTTGTTTGAAGGGCAGGAATACTCTCTTTTGGTTAAACTTTTAGGAAAAGGAAAAATAGGAGCAGGCCCGTTGGGCACAAAACAGTGTTACAAACTTGCTGTGGGAAATTCTGAAGAAGAGCTAAAATCACGTCGACAAAATATTATATGGCTTACAGCCGATGCAAAAAAAATACCTGTAGAAGCTATACTTACTATTCCTTTAGGATCAGGACATATCAAGCTTATTTCAGCCAACGGCATATAA
- a CDS encoding Tll0287-like domain-containing protein: MKAIFAFILLVVFALSCKENKKDEYIKKRDIETAYEKQVHEGKKLMETYCYACHNPVTEEKNRIAPPMEAIKRHYITAKTDKDQFISEMLSWIKNPIEENSKMPGAVARFGVMPATPYPDNVIRQIADYMYDNDIQKPDWFEEHYNQERGKRGRMRMRKGMTFNTSSDSIDYGEVGLQYALSTKSELGKNLLGTIQKKGTMEAVRFCNERALLLTDSMETVHDARIKRVSDKPRNQNNKANIIELQYINTFKKMVENKEEIKPIVKDTNGRINFYYPIVTNAMCLQCHGKPTNQIKPEVITTLKRLYPNDKAIGYAENEVRGIWSIEFDK; encoded by the coding sequence ATGAAAGCGATATTTGCATTTATTCTTTTAGTGGTTTTTGCTTTAAGTTGTAAGGAAAATAAAAAAGACGAGTATATTAAGAAAAGAGATATTGAAACAGCATATGAGAAGCAGGTACACGAAGGGAAAAAATTAATGGAAACTTATTGTTATGCCTGCCATAATCCGGTAACGGAGGAAAAAAACAGAATAGCACCTCCCATGGAGGCAATAAAAAGACATTACATTACAGCAAAAACTGATAAAGACCAATTTATAAGCGAAATGCTTAGTTGGATTAAAAATCCTATAGAAGAAAATTCAAAAATGCCGGGAGCAGTTGCACGTTTCGGGGTTATGCCGGCCACTCCTTATCCTGATAACGTTATTAGGCAAATAGCCGATTATATGTATGATAATGATATTCAAAAACCTGATTGGTTTGAAGAACATTATAACCAGGAGAGGGGAAAGAGGGGAAGAATGAGAATGAGAAAAGGCATGACTTTTAATACTTCATCAGATAGTATTGACTATGGAGAAGTTGGTTTGCAATATGCACTTTCAACTAAATCTGAATTGGGAAAAAATTTATTGGGCACCATACAAAAAAAAGGAACGATGGAAGCGGTAAGGTTTTGCAATGAAAGAGCACTATTATTAACTGATAGTATGGAAACTGTACATGATGCACGGATAAAAAGAGTATCAGATAAACCGCGAAACCAGAATAATAAAGCAAATATTATTGAATTACAATATATAAACACCTTTAAAAAGATGGTGGAAAATAAAGAGGAAATAAAACCAATAGTTAAAGACACTAACGGAAGAATTAATTTTTATTATCCCATTGTTACTAATGCCATGTGTTTACAATGTCATGGTAAACCAACTAATCAAATAAAACCAGAGGTAATTACAACTTTAAAAAGGTTATATCCTAATGATAAAGCCATAGGGTATGCAGAAAACGAAGTAAGAGGGATTTGGAGTATAGAGTTTGACAAATAA